One Phaseolus vulgaris cultivar G19833 chromosome 4, P. vulgaris v2.0, whole genome shotgun sequence DNA window includes the following coding sequences:
- the LOC137837242 gene encoding nudix hydrolase 13, mitochondrial-like isoform X1 — protein MSFVTARTGRQRQRYEDNMRLVSGCIPYRWKKGKGDQNEDTEGMIEVLMISSPKRDDLVFPKGGWEDDETVTEAACREALEEAGVKGIVRETPLGRWEFRSKSSKDSCSQEGWCRGYMFSLEVTEELETWPEQKDHNRQWVNIKEAFRLSRYDWMCKALEVFLRVMAEEGKLKKEENNVDCSSMSVLDVSESQNVSSKCYKRITTTQHHGISSRANILSHASQEIAIT, from the exons ATGTATTCCCTACAGATGGAAAAAGGGAAAAGGAGATCAAAATGAAGATACCGAGGGGATGATAGAAGTACTTATGATTTCTTCACCAAAACGTGATGACCTTGTGTTTCCAAAG GGAGGATGGGAGGATGATGAAACTGTTACAGAAGCTGCATGCCGTGAAGCCCTAGAGGAAGCAGGAGTTAAAGGGATTGTAAGA GAAACTCCCTTGGGGAGATGGGAATTCAGAAGCAAAAGCAGCAAGGATTCATGTAGCCAGGAAGGATGGTGTAGAGGGTACATGTTTTCCTTAGAGGTGACTGAAGAACTTGAGACCTGGCCAGAGCAAAAAGACCATAATCGGCAATGG gTAAACATAAAAGAAGCATTCAGACTGAGCCGATATGATTGGATGTGCAAGGCATTGGAAGTGTTTTTAAGAGTTATGGCAGAAGAAGGAAAGCTAAAGAAGGAGGAAAACAATGTTGATTGTTCTTCAATGTCAGTGCTAGATGTGTCAGAAAGTCAAAATGTGTCATCCAAATGCTATAAAAGAATCACTACCACACAACATCATGGTATATCATCAAGAGCCAATATCCTGTCCCATGCTTCCCAGGAGATAGCAATTACTTAG